In the genome of Oncorhynchus nerka isolate Pitt River linkage group LG27, Oner_Uvic_2.0, whole genome shotgun sequence, the window AACACTTACGTAAAATACAGTTGGTTATATTGTAGAGTATATGTCCTCTTGTAGTATTTACTCCCCTAGGTTATCTATCCCCCTCAGAAAGAGCGCCCCTCAGAAAGAGTGAGCATATTTTATCGTTGTAGTTTCAGTACATGATAAAGACTACATATCTGTTAGCTGAGTAATGTTTCCTCCATAAAACTAGATTAAAATCACAATGAGGAAGTACACATTCAAACAATTCAGTTAATAATTGTAATCATATTTCTCTTGATGTGCCATACAGGTTTACCAATATGGTCACTATGCGAAAGTGCCTTACATGCTCAAGACTACAGTTGGCTGTGATGTTTGTGCTAACAGTTTATCTCAACACAGGTGAGTTGTCAAATAAATCAGGGTTTCCTAACCTAGTCTCCCCATGCTATCCATTATGTTGGGCCCTTCTGGCCCACACTGTACAAGACCACATTTTAGTTGAATTCATATCAAGGTTTTTCTGTCCATTTATCTTTGTCAGGGGATGTAAGATGTGCCTGTGCGACAGGCATTGACTGTACATTCCTACGCAACAGGTTTATTTCGCTCAATGTAAACAGCAGTTGGGGTGGAGCCCAGACAGTGTCCCAGGTCATAACAACGTCAGTTTCTGCTGCATTCAATAGCCAGTGTCTGTCCTACATGTTGGATATATCAAATGTATCAGAAATGCATTTACACTTCTGTGAACTGCTAATGCAGTTTCTCCCCATTTAGAAGTTGTCATTTTAGTCTGTCCCTGCCTGAGGGACTCCACATTCTTTGTAAGTGTCAATCCTGAATGTGTGTTTTTCTCTGAACCCTTAGATGTCATAGAGGGTATTCAGATAACATCCACAGGGCCTCAGACCATTCAGAAAGCCCAGGGGGAGACAGTCACGCTGGGGTGCACCTTCACCCCTGACCCCTCTGACATAGGAGAACTGGACATTGAGTGGTTGAACGTCCGTCCAGACATGACCCAGAAAGACCAGCTGGTGAGACTACAGAGCAGGGGACAGAGGGGATCCTTGATATGGATAACTTATGGGGAGGGTTTGGAGATGAAACATGCATTATCAAATTAATATGTTAGTCTTAACATCCACTCATATATTTTAGGTCAGACTAGTCTTGGAGATCTTATCCTCACTGTTTCAGTAAAAAAAAACGTGTTCTGAATATGTGTTATCAATACTTGTGTTTTTGTCATTGAACTGACTCTATCTCTTAGATCTTATCTTATTCAGGAGGCAAAAAAGTGCATTATGGAGACCCCAGCTTGTCTACCAGGATGGACTTCACAGGAGACCCCACACTGGGAGACGCATCCATCTCCATCTCTGCAGTGAAAGCCTCAGACACAGCCACCTACCAGTGCAAAGTCAAGAAAGTGCCGGGTGTCGACATGCGAAAAGTCACTCTGGTAGTGATGGGTGAGGAAGGCCGCCTCTCCCAGACTGGTTTCTGTTTTACCAGTTTCATCATTCCACTGTCCTGTGTGCCGTTTTAAAATTTGCTCTCTCACCGAGATGGAATGTTAACACCCTGTTAACGCCTTGTTATCTCCGATACTTCCATCCAGCAGCCACACCTCTTTCCTTTGTTCCTATCAATATACCAAATTTCCTCTGGTGGAAATACACTTAGAAGAAATCAACAAGTTTACACATTGGCCCATTTTTGCATTTGGTTGCAAAAATGCATATGTACAgtacaggggcgcaactttgggtTTAGAAGCGGGGGGAACATAATTATATACATTTTTCTGTCCAgtgtcctaaagcacaccgttgctttgttttgtatcacattccaatgataaaactgaggggggagggggggcaaaAATGCaatgtccccagtgaaagttgcgcccctagTACGGTACATCAAAGGAAATCTTTACAAAGACACTGTTTTACCTCTATTCTCTTGCACCAGTTCCACCATCAATGCCTAAGTGCTGGGTTGAAGGTAGCGAGGAGAAGGGGAGCGATGTCACCCTCCGATGCAAGTCCTCCGTGGGATCCATCCCCATCAACTATGTCTGGaccagagagagtggaggggccaTCCCGCCCACAGCAACACAAAGTAGGAACCAAGAACTAAAGCATCTAGATAAGACATGGCACACATAACCATAGATCTACTGTACATGTTGATATACTGCGGTAAGGTGTGGCTTGTAGCTGGCAGTGATTgtctttgtgttttttttttagacTCTCAGACTGGAGAGCTGATGATAAGAAATCACTCAGAGAGCTACATGGGAAACTATCTTTGTGTGGTGTCGAATCCTGTTAGCAAAGTGCAGTGTAAATGCACCCTGCACGCATACAACCGTAAGTTTAAAACCACAAATATCTTTAAGCCTGTTAATTGGGAGAAAGAAAGTGAGAACGGTGCATATGTGTGGACCTATTCCTTGGAACCTGTCTGAATATCAGGACCTTTTTAGCTTCCAACAAGGCAGGGACCATAGTGGGTGCTGTGATTGGTGGCCTGCTACTGTTgctcctcctcctgcttctcATCTGGCTTCTGATCTGCTGCTGCCACAAGCGTCGCTATGAGAAGGAGGTTGCCCATGAAATCAGgtatgaaatatcacattccATACATTCCAAGAATTACAGGCTGCAGCAGACAAACTGGAAAATGAATTTAACTTCTACCTttctgtgttctcctctgtggCCTGGCACTACCCCTGCCCACCAGGGAGGATGCCCCTGCCCCAGAGAGTCGCCCCGCCAGCAGGAACTCCAGCTTCCGCTCGGTCCTAGGCTACCGCTCCCACCCAGGGGTGGTCTACAGCTCAGTAAGAAAGGGCCAGTCCAAGAGGTCAGAATCAGGCCACAGCAGCATCTACACAGACAGGAGCAAAGGCACGCCCGCCCCCAGCAGGCAGCAGGCCCCTCCTCTGTTGAAATATGACAGCAGTTATGGCTACCCTGTGTAACAATGATTTGGGTCGGGATAAGAAACCTCATCACATTTTTGAAATGTCAGTTTAGGACATTTTACCAAACTTCAGTATAAACAGCTATCACATGCAGGCATAGACCGCCACAGTTGagatgtcataatacccataaaacctagcagtcaaacagaGAAATGGTTCCGATTGTTTTCCtccatttttcccataggggattttagaaacacttaaaataaggtctgtgttttgtgtaggcttaccctggcatgacgttttgataaGCATTTAAATTtgtctcggacaaggtgacttttatcaaaaTATTTGGCTCTATTTTCTCTGTTTGAAAATGCTAATTTGCATCAAAGTAGACAttatgcaagactacaaatcagTGCAAGCtcctgacacctttgctaacaggtaatGTGTCAattttaaaacttgcacaagacagttcacagaattgtcagTATAAAGGAGTTTAGCAATTTTTTTCAAttctacatttagctaacatgtaGATAGTTAATcgagagattcttacctttgcctcgattcggcagttttgtccagatcatcatggtatttgtagttctttatgatagccacatacaggcaaatatattgataaaagtcaccttgtccaagagatatttacacggttatcaaaatgtcacgccagggtaaacctacacgaaacacagctcttattttattttaagtgtttctaaaatcccctatggaaaCAATGgaggaaaaacgattggaaccatttccctgtttgaccgctaggttttatgggtattgagattcatactgtggtactctattaaAGGATATGTTTTATGTATAATCTCGTTCCCAGCCAGAGCATGTGAGGGAGTTGAGCGGTTGGAAatccagacagggagcctaagaaggaacgaAAATGAATTATTTAGGCTAAATCATTTCAAGGCTATAGTCTACAAAAAATACATAGTGAAGCATTTGCGAGTGCGACACAATAGGCTGGTAGGGACATAAAGAGCAACCTTTTGTTGTATTAAATCATTGTAGTTTATTAATTGCATATATAGGCTGTGATTTACTTAGAATTAAATACAAAATACACCAAAAAATGACCTATTAGTGCCTTtgaatttttttaaatacaagtttggccagtctgtggcttcaggctcatgcaTAGTGCCTGGAGAGACGGCCAGCAACGGAGAATACCCTCCCCACACGTGCAGAGCCCcaggggatgctaaacaccccttTGACCACTCTTGCTGGGCAATAGGTAGGCCTGAATGTTTTTAGGCTAAATAACCCAATCAAAACAGAAAGCTGCTTGAATGTGTGAATATGCCAGGCCTATTGGGCCAAAATCAATTATGGCCTGTTGTATAGATAATAGAACAAAAATACACTTAAGGTTTAAGAGATCAGATTTTTTGTACCTGTGTGTTTCATCAGTTTCTTTTTGAAAATATTAAGCGAACTCCATGATAGTAGCTATAgttagcagcacacaagtagactgcaaatgcatgctgggccggGCATGCCCTGAGCTTGTGGAGTGAGTGGTACTGGCCTGAGCTCGTGAAGTGAGAGCGAAATTGGAGCCTGAGCAGAGCCCTACGCTCCAGCCTTTGGGAATCACGCTCCAGTCGAATTGGGAACGCTCTGCTCACAAACTCTGTTCCCAGCCACTTCCACCCGAAGTTTAGCCTGGGGACTATTGGTGCAATAGTGCAATGGATAATATTTGAGTCACGTGTAGCTAAATTCAGGATTTTGCAAATGAGAAAAAAAAGTTATATTTAAAGTGTATGTATGCAGTGAGTGTCAGATGTATGTGAGTGTcagatgtatttaaaaaaaatctatgtaTGTTTTAATTTGACCAGGAGACAAGTAACTAAAATGTTTGTCATCCTTTCTATAATTTCCCAATAAAGCACTTTTTTTTACTAATTTAACAAATGTGATTAATCTGTGTCACCAACTGAAAAAAGCAAATGACCCCACCCTCAACACGCCAAGCCAAATTCACGAGGGAACTAATTTTGACTAGTGATGCTGCAGATTTGATTGACAGACTTTCGTTGGAAATCTTTTTTTATGATGAGATGGAATAACATCGTGTGCCAGTCAGATATGTGAATATGATATTGATTTTGGTAGAAAACAAGAGTATGAAGCAGACTGGCTTCAGAAGTAGACAGCTCAGGGGAGAAAATCTGGCAGAAAGTCTATGATGAAAGAATTTTTTCAATCTATGTAGAAGTAGTGTGGAATGTCTACAATGATTTGATTTGGCTGCAAGGATCTCTGGGTTTTTGCTTTCTCTTTTTGGTATGTGCATTATCATACTACAGAccgggtgtcaaactcattccacggagggccgcaTGTCTGCGGATTTTCACTCCTTCCTTGtatttgattgattaattaagttgacaaattagtaaggaactccaaTCACCTgattgtctaggtcttaattgaaaggaaaccccataaaccagcagacactaggcccaCCATGGAAGGAGTTTGACATCCCTGCCATAGAGCATAATACTGGATCTACTGCCgggttcaaaacaactggaaactctgaaaatatgaggtcaaatcatgacgtcagtgatcttcaggtcagaaaaTCGGAGCTCTTGAAAGAGGCCCCGAGTTGGATTGACCATTGAAATCGATTTTTCTCAAGTTGGTTTGAATGCACTGAAGTCGGATGTCGAAGATTTCCAAGTTCTGAGTGCCCAGTAGTTTTGAACGCAGCATTAGtatagcaggggtgtcaaactcattccgtggaaggcctagtgtctgcaggtttttgtttttcctttcaattacgCCGGAAACAACCAATTGTGACCTTAATTAGTGACCTTAGTCATCAATCAAGGACAAGGAAagagcgaaaacccgcagacatttggcactgtggaatgagtttgacacctgtaACTTAGACTCCTctttctatactgaacaaaaatataaacacaacatgtacagtgtttcattagctgaaatttaaaaaattcagacgcacaaaagcttatttctctcaaattttgtgcacacatttgttgacATCCCTGTTGGTgggcatttcttctttgccaagataatccatccacctgacaagtgtggcatatcaagaagctgattaatcagcatgatcattacacgggTGCACATTGAGCTGGGGAGAATAAAAAAAACTCCTGAtttgctgggcctggctccccagtgggtgggcccgtgcccacccaggcccacccatggctgcgcccctgcccagtcatgtgaaatccatagattagggcctaatttatttatttcaattgacggcTTTCCTTATATAAACAGTAACCcggtaaaatcgttgaaattgttgcatgttgcgtttatatttttattcagtatagaTTCAAGCCTGCCACAAATAAATAAGCATGTTTTCATTGTGCTCTTGCCAAGCAGAAGGCTTTATTGCTTTACAAGGTTGACCCTGTAAAGCAGAGCTGTTCAATGTCGATCTTGAAGGgccaaaacacttctggttttcatcctctccttctaatcagggactgattcaaACAAGAGACACCAGGTGAGTGGAATTAACTACCAGGTACTGAAGCATTTTGGCTCTCCAGGACCAGAATTGAACAGCCCTGCTATAAAGTGATGAATTAACACAGAATTTGAAGGTGAGCCAAAGGCAGGTTGCCCCCTTTATGACACGTAAATTGACCTTGTGGGACAATGTGTAAATCTGTGGCCATAGCTCCAGGAACTACATTTGCATGGACATTGGACCTCCTGCCTGAGAGGTTTTGTTCAGTATCTGTGGTTTGGCAAACCTGTCATGCTGCAGTACTTCTCGTACAGTAATTCCACCGGATATACACACATCTTCACCCCAGGCCCATGCAAATACCCTGCCACCACTGCCTTTTGCCATCCCCACCATGCAAATACTGTTGTGAATAGAGTTTGATGCTTCTCTATAAATTCCAATCAGGCTACTCTGAAATCAAAGGGTCTGTGCCTCAACTTGCGATGCCGTTCTCAGTCAACATCTTCAGGCAACTTCTAAAAGCCATCCTTTGACCTtttttcaaaaatatattttcatcttcaatgccaaGATTTTAAATCAGACAACCTATTTCAAGTTGTACTAAAATATCCAAGAAAAAACATCAGACGCAAAGGGATCTTTTTCTGAGGTAAAGCTACATCCAAAATAGCCACACTCAACATGGTGTAATTGCTTACCTTACCCTTGTGGACTTTAAAATGTTTTCCAATTAATTTTCTATTTGTACATTTCTTCTACAGAGAACAGAAAGCTCCTGGCTATGTGTTGGTCTGATTCAAATGAAGAATACCCTTGACTGTCTGTGTTAAGTGAAGAATTTGAAAGTAAATGTCATATTAAAAAAGCTTGCAAAATATGGTATTGAAACATTCGAGCACTACCTCCCCCTCAACCTCAAACACACCTTAAAACACCTCAAATTAGCTGGTGGACGTTGTTTAAAGAACCAACAGCACCATGCAAGGAGCTAATAAGGTGACTATCTGGGTCATAACTGGCCTGATGGCCGTCCTCACCATGTTCTTCAACCTGTTCATCTTCCTGATGAGCCTGAAGAGCTATAAGCAGAACAAACACTGGACCCCCTGTGAGACCATCATCACAGCCCTGTCCTTGGCCAATGGAGCTCACCAGCTGCTCTGCTATCTCTGGATGACCATGACCGAAATAGACAAAGACTGCCGACTGGAAGAGCTGTTCTACTCCTTAATGATATTGACAGTGTTCAGCCTCAAGTTCACTATCATGTGGACCACCTCCTTCCTGACCTTCTACTACAGCACCAAGCTAGTGATCGAGCCCATCCACTGCTACACCAAGATCCAGGAGGCCATCCTGAAGCACGTCACCACTGTGGTCCTGGTCATCCCTATGTGTGGTCTCAGCACGTGTCTGCCCATGCTGACTGTCCTCGTCCCTGAGAACAATACATCGGAAAACAAGGACTGCGGTTCCATCATGCCTAATGGCACCCCTGGCATGATCTATAACACTGTTTATCTAGTCCTCTCTAATATCCTACCGGGAGTTCTGATGGTAAAGTGTTGCATATCCATCTCTGTTCACCTGGGCATCCATCTCCAGCACATGAAGGCCAGTACCAATGGTTCCCACGCACCCAAGCTGGGCTCTGAGATGCGGGTGATACGCATGACCCTCGCCCTGGTGGTTGTTTTCCTCTGTTTCATGGTGGTTGATCTATATGCGTACTATCAGGTGACGGTGAAGAAAGAGAATGCTATtctgctctcttttctcttcaCCTCCATCTATACCACTTTCAGTGCCTTGGTTCTTATCTACGGTAAGAAgacattctggaaggttctcctccACTCTTACAATGTCGGCCTGGATGAGTTTCCCTGTCTGTCCTGCCTAAAGGTGCCAGAGACCAAATGCAAACCCAGCTCTGCTCACACAGTCAAACACTGAGTCAGACCAGGGTAGCCACAATGGCCTTGGGTACATTAATTTAACATGTTGCGGTGAGCATTCTGGCACAAAAATGGTCACCGTGCATCACCCAGGTGGGTGACCCACATTGGTGGTGATGAGGTGAGTTTCCCCCTGCTATGTAAAGCATTTTGAGTATCTCTGTTAGAAGAAAAGCACTATATATATGTTTGGATAGTATGGATTTAGAGTCATCTTATTGTCTGACCACTTAACTTCATCATTAGGTTCAATGTGTGGCTTGTTTTTCCAGGCATAAACCTATATTAGATATATAAAATAACATGTGAATAAATATTATAGTATTTTAGCTAACAGCCCTGTCTCTGTTGTTTAATGTTCTTCTCAGTATAATTAAGAATATTTTTCAATGTGGTGTAGTTATTAATTCATGAATAACCTATGTCTTTTGCCATTACAGATATTGATTAAAGATTTACAGTCCATATTAATATCATGGCTACTCATTATAGGGCTTTGCCATAGCCTACAATAAATGCCTCTATTTCGCCTTTGTTTCTCTCATCTCAATAGCTAATATCCAGTGTCAGTTCCTATCTTTTTCAGTTGAGAGCATAGCGAATGGGATTCTTATGGTTCTGTATATTCCTTTGACATCTATACCAAGGTCATTACTAGATAACAACCAAACAAGACACTCTACCAATCAAACTGCATTTGGAAAGGGTGGTTAATATTTGCTGAAAATCTGTACGATGTGATGTATAGTGGTTGCATACACATTCTGTATAACCTCTGCTCACAAACCATCTAGAATATTAAGGGAAATATGCAGGGGTGGAAAGCATACTGAAATATCCTACTCCAGTAGAAGTACTGTTACTTTAAATACATTTTACTCAAGTAGATTTAAAATTACTGGTGTAAAAAAAACTACTCAAGTAAAGGTAAAAAAAGTAGCAAAAAAGTACTCGAGTGAAAGTAATTGAGTTACTATTTTATATAAAAACCTTAATAATTAGCTACCTTCGCTAAGGTTACTTGAAAGTTGTTACACATGATCTTTGCCATGCATTAAATTGAAAAGGAAGAGAGGAAATTAATGTACAGAAGGAATTTATGAGTTGCTACAAGGTAAAAAATGAAggatttgtaaaaaataatataCTATTAACATTTGAAAATACATGAAACATTCTAAGCAATTAAAATGTATTGATAAATACAAAACCAATACAAAATAAAGTACATAAACAATGAAGTTGCCAGACTTCAATATACTCCATAAATAAACATGTCCAATCCTTCACCTATTCAATCCCTCATTCACCCCTCTGATACTTGTTACTTGTCCAGAGGACCGTCCGACATTCACTGACTCACCCACACACTctttccctcactcactcactcactcatcagGGGTGGAAGAGTACTGAAATATCCTATTCAAGTAGAAGTACTGTTACTTTAATGaaattttactcaagtagaagtaAAATTACGTACTTTGAAAACAAGAGTAGTTATAATTAGTTACTTTTCACCTCTTAAAATATGTGAAAACCATCTGTCCTATTTCGGCAACACTGACAATAAATACCCCACCGCTACATTCCCTCTAGCACCATCTAGTGAAGTCTAATACGGAGATACACAGGGGCATTTATTATCAGACAGCTGCACTCAAGTCTACTTATGTCTGTCAATGGCATGTGGTCAGGAATGTTGTTTATGTCCAAGAAGATATGGGTAAATGTTGACGGTAAAAACCAAGCCCAGCTAAACTCGTCCATGGATGAGCACACATCACAGGGCAGCCTGGAAACATCCCTACAGTAGTCTGTGGCCATGTGACGAAGGGACTGCAGGGAGAGTGATATCCTGTCCCCCAGTATCTGACAGGAAGGAACAGGCCATTAGCAAACTAGATTAACATGACCAGTAGCTAAATATCACACAGGCCCTACTGCAATAAACGACACTAAACTACGCAATAaacctctctccccagcccagcCCACACTACTATACAGAAACAAACTGCTTTCACGTATGGGGAACATTATTGTGTTTTACTTAAGTCCACTTCAACATAATGCTacgtaaaaaaataaatgttcttCTCAATATAGAACATACAAATAAAGCATGAATATAACTGAAACAGAATCATATGTATAACATGAATAACCGATGGTATCACAATGAAATTACTGACAGACATAAATTCTCTCACTATTTATGGAAAGAAAATTAGGCTTTGTGTGACAGAATGAAAACTATCTCACTGTCAAACAATCTCAGCAGCCACATTATCATCGCAATTATCACAATTATTGATCAAAGAAGCTATAATGATGTCCCGTCTAGTGCCTATTATGTCCTTGATAAGAGATATAAGGGATGATAAAGGCAATAGATGAGTAAAGGATAATGATTCTAAGAACTTCTGCTGGCAGTTTAGAGGCTGAGAGTTTAGCCTTCTGTAACAATACTTCATTTCAACGGAACATTTTACCTCATCAGCATACATATTATAACAAACAAAAGTCACCAAACAAATAACATTTATTCAATTATTTATTTCTGTTATGGTCGGCTTTACAAGTTTTATTGGTCAAAAATGTATATTACATTTCTTCATGCTAGTATAGCTATAAATCTCTTTACCAAATATCTGTTCTGATCATTGTTAGAAAAACTCATACAAAAAGGTTAGTTCCCTTCGAAAATAAAAGACTCATTCTTGCACTATATAAATCAAACCTGTAATTTCTGAAATACATCACATGCATGGATGAGCAATTCAGCAGACAACGGGAGCACTGCATAAAAAAATAAGACTGAATTTAAAAAAAGTATAGAATGTATATATTTGGACCTGGTAATGGTTTTCACCACCTACATCCGACTAGTGGAGGAATATGCTGCTCCAGTGTGGCATTCAGGGCTAACCAAGGGACACCATTGAGAGGGACCAGAGAAGAGCAGTACAGATCATCATGGGCAGACTACACCTCCTACTCCGATACATGCACCAATCTGGACCTACAATCACTCTACACACGCAAGGAGTCTCTCAAGATCCTTCGCAATCCGATCCGTACCACCATATGCTCTAAACGATcatctgttagtgtacacctgacCCACTCCACAACTT includes:
- the LOC115111564 gene encoding coxsackievirus and adenovirus receptor homolog; its protein translation is MVTMRKCLTCSRLQLAVMFVLTVYLNTDVIEGIQITSTGPQTIQKAQGETVTLGCTFTPDPSDIGELDIEWLNVRPDMTQKDQLILSYSGGKKVHYGDPSLSTRMDFTGDPTLGDASISISAVKASDTATYQCKVKKVPGVDMRKVTLVVMVPPSMPKCWVEGSEEKGSDVTLRCKSSVGSIPINYVWTRESGGAIPPTATQNSQTGELMIRNHSESYMGNYLCVVSNPVSKVQCKCTLHAYNPSNKAGTIVGAVIGGLLLLLLLLLLIWLLICCCHKRRYEKEVAHEIREDAPAPESRPASRNSSFRSVLGYRSHPGVVYSSVRKGQSKRSESGHSSIYTDRSKGTPAPSRQQAPPLLKYDSSYGYPV
- the LOC115111031 gene encoding uncharacterized protein LOC115111031 produces the protein MQGANKVTIWVITGLMAVLTMFFNLFIFLMSLKSYKQNKHWTPCETIITALSLANGAHQLLCYLWMTMTEIDKDCRLEELFYSLMILTVFSLKFTIMWTTSFLTFYYSTKLVIEPIHCYTKIQEAILKHVTTVVLVIPMCGLSTCLPMLTVLVPENNTSENKDCGSIMPNGTPGMIYNTVYLVLSNILPGVLMVKCCISISVHLGIHLQHMKASTNGSHAPKLGSEMRVIRMTLALVVVFLCFMVVDLYAYYQVTVKKENAILLSFLFTSIYTTFSALVLIYGKKTFWKVLLHSYNVGLDEFPCLSCLKVPETKCKPSSAHTVKH